GCCTGTGCGCCGCGCTCAAGCCGGGTGAGCCCGTGGTGCTCATGGGCCCCACCGGCGCGCCCACGGAGATTGGCCACAACGAGACGGTGGTGCTCGTGGGCGGCGGTCTAGGCAACGCGGTGCTCTTCTCCATCGCCCGCTCGCTCAAGGCGGCCGGCTGCCGCGTCGTGTACTTCGCCGGCTACCGGCAGAAGTCGGACTCCTTCAAGCACGACGAAATCGAGGCCGGCACGGACCAGATTGTGTGGTCCGTGGACACTGGGGACACGATTGAGGCGCGCCGGCCGCAGGACGCGGCGTTCCGGGGCAACGTGGTGCAGGCGATGGTGGCCTACGCGGAGGGCAAGCTGGGCCCCGCCCCCGTCATCTCCCTGGCGGACGTGGACCGCATCATCGCCATCGGCTCGGACGGAATGATGCGCGCGGTGGCCGAGGCGCGGCACGGCGTGCTCCAGCCGCACCTCAAGCCGGGGCACGAGGCCATCGGCTCCATCAACTCGCCGATGCAGTGCATGATGAAGGAGATCTGCGCCCAGTGCCTCCAGCGGCACGTGGACCCGGTGACGGGCAAGGAGACGTGGGTGTTCTCCTGCTACAACCAGGACCAGCGGCTGGACCAGGTGGACTTCGTCAACCTCCGGCAGCGCCTGCGCGGCAACACCGTCATGGAGAAGGTCGCCGACGTCTACCTGGCGCAGCTCTTCAAGCAGGCCCCGCACCTCAAGCGCGTCTGAGGCGAGAAGGCGGGGCCCGTCTTCACCGGCGTGTGCCGGTGAAGACGCGAATCATCTCCTGGTAGTTCTGGATGAGGTCTTCCTCGCGCGTCAGGACGACGTCGATGTTCGCATCGCCGTAGTCGCGGCGGGCATCGGCCAGCGTCTGGAAGGCCTCCACCTGGGCGCGCATTGACGCCACCTGGGGCGCCATGCCCTGTTGCTGCTCGGGCGGCAGCTTCGCCTGGAGCGCCTCCAGTTTCTTCAGCTCCTCTTCGTATTGGAGCGTGCGCCCCAACTGCCGCTGACTGACGACGGCGGTGACGACCTCCGCGATGCCGTTGACGTCCGCCTCGGAGAGCTGTGCCTCGCGGCGCGCCTCGGCCTCCGCCTTGGCCTTGGCCTCCACCACCTTCAGGCCCTCGCGCGCGGCGGCCATGGCCTCCGGGGTGCCGGCGTCCACCAACGCCCCCAGGTTCTGCAGGCCCTTCATGAGCGAGCCGTACACCTCCAACATCCGCCGCTGATAGCCCACGTACGCGTCCAGCTTCTCCTTCGTCACCGTGTAGGGGCCTGCCTCCACCACACCGTCGGGAGCGCCGGGGGCCTGCTCGCCCACCACCCCGGCGGGCGGCCCGGAAGCGTCCTCGGGTTTCTTACAGGCCGAGAAGGCCACGAGCACCCACAGTCCCCACAGCACCTTGCGCACGCGCATTCCTCCAGACGGGACATGTCAGCCCCTCATGTATGCTCCGGCAACCTGGGCGGTGAGAGGCGTCCCGCCTCTGTCTGTCACGGTGGGGTTGTTCCGGCCACTGAACAATCGCCGCATTACCTTTGACCAACCCTGCCGCGCTCGTGTACGAACCGCGGTTCTGTCGAAAGCGGTGGAGGGAATTTGAGGCTTTTCCTGGTTAGGCACGCGGATGCGGACGCGGAGATCCCCGAGGGTCTCGGTGACGAGGCACGCGCCCTCACCGCGAAGTCCCGCACCAGCACTGCCCAGCATTTCGCTTCGCTGACCGAGCGCATCGGTCCTGTGGGGCGCATCCTGACCAGCCCGCTGGTTCGCACGGTGCAGACGGCGCAGATTCTCTCCATCTCCGCCAGGTTCGAGGGCCCGCTGAAGGTGCATCGCTGCTTGCTGCCCGACATGCCCGTGGGCGCGGTGGAACCGGTGCTCAACGAGTACGCGGACGAGAACCTCGTCCTCGTGGGTCACCAGCCGTCCATGGGCGCCCTGGCGGCCCATCTGCTCGGCATGCAGTCCTTCCCCAAGCCCGTCAACCCGGGCACCGTCATCGGCCTGGAGCGCGCGGAGGGGGAGTCTTCACCGGCGTTCAAGTTCCTGTTCTACGCCGCCCCTGGTCAGCAGGTGCTCGACATCATCCAGTGAGGCCATTGCGGCCATGATGGACGAAGCTCGCTACAACCAGTTGGTCTCCGCCGCGTTCAAGCGCATCCTCGCCGCGGCGGACACCATCGACCCTGACATCCTGGAAGCCGACAGCACCGGCGACATGGTGACGCTCACCGCCGCTTCGCGGGAGAAGTGCATCGTCAACACCCAGCGCGCCGTGCGGCAGATCTGGGTGGCGGGCCAGGGTCAGGGCATCCACTTCGACTACGACGCGGCCACCGGCACCTGGAAGGACGACAAGGGCCGGGGCCTGGAGTTGATGTCGTTCGTCGCGGACGTCGTCCGCGGCATCACCGGGGCGGACTTCGTCTATCCCGGCTGAGTCCTGCCGCTCGCGGCCTCCACCCAGTCCCCACCCGCGGCCTGAGCGCGACGCAGGGCTTCTCCAGCCTCTTTGAGGAGGCTGCCGAAGCTGACCTGAGACAGGGCGCCCGCCACGGGTCCACGGCCCGACGGGGGCTCGGAGACGGCGACACCCACGGAGGCGCTGGCGCCCTCGTAGGCCGTCAGGGACTTGATGAGCTCGCGCAGGCGCTGCCCCACCACCAGCGCGCCGGAGCGCGGCGTGTGCGGAAGGAAGACGACGAAGCGACTGTCCGCGAAGGGCACGGCGACGTCGATGTCGCGCACTCCGGACACCAGCAGTCCCAGGGCCTCGGCGAGCGCGAGCTTCCGCGCGGCAGGGGCCAGGGGCGCGGCTTTCTCCGCGAACTTGTCGATGTCCACCAGCAACACGGCGATGGGGTAGCGGTAGCGCCGGCTGCGCTTCACCTCCATCAACATCAGCCGCTTGAGGAACTCGAAGTCCGGAGAGGAGCCGACCGCCGCCACGTCGGACCGGCTGATGCGGCTGGCGCCTGGGACAGGCGTGGGGGCGAGCGCGGGGAAGGCGCCGGAGTGCCGGGCACCCACCGAGGGAGGCTGAGCGCTGGCGGCTGGTGTCGCGGTGGCGGCGTCAGACGCGCTCGTCGACACAGCACCCGAGTCCGCGGGTTTCGCCGCCCAAATCGCCGGGGCCTCGGGCGGAGACGTCTGCGCGGACGACGGCTCGAAACCGGCGCCTGATGCAGCGACGGCCTCCGTGGCCTCGGGCCCGTCCTCGGACGCTGTCCTGGCGGCATCCCGCTCGTCGGCCTCTGGCTCCGCGTGGAGCAGTGGAAGGTCGTCTTCCTCGGAAGCCTGCATCTCCGCTGTGGCCGAAGCAGGCACCTCGCCCGCATCCGGGGCCGTGCTGCCCGCTTCGGAGGACGGCGACGTGATGGGCTCTTCGTCCAGCTCAGGTGGCAGCGACGCGGACTTCGCGCCGTGGCCCTCGGACAACGGCGCTTCCGCCTCGCGCGGCGGTGGCACCACCCGCGCCTGTGCGCTCTCCGCTTCCGGTGCCTCTTCGTCGAGCGGCGGCGGAGGGGGCATGCCCCGCGCATCCACACTCTCGACAGGTGCATCCACGCCGTCGAGCGGCGGAGGAGGAGGCGGAACCATCCGCCCGCCCAACGCGCCCGGAAGCGGAGGGGGCCCACCCGCGTGAGACGCCCCATCGAACGGGGGTGGCGGCGGCCGTACGCCCACGGAACCCACCCGCCGCAGCGCCTCCTCGCGCTGGACAAGCAGGGACACGCACGTCAACACCGTGGGGCGCTTCAGCGGCCCCACCAGGCACCCGTCCGCGCCCGCCTGGGCGGCCCGCGTGTCTGCCTGCTCCTCGTCCGGCGAATACAACAGCAACACCGGCGCGGCGAGGCCTTCGGCCCGCATGCTCCGGCACAGCGCCTCACCGTCCAGGGCGCCCGTTCCGGACGCCAGCAGGACGGTGGGCATTCGTTCCCTCACCGTGCGCAGCGCCTCGTCGACGCTGCTCACCCAGGACACTTCATGACCGGCGGATTCGAGATAGCGGCGCAGAACGCCCGCCACCGGTGCGGAGGGCTCGGCGAGGACGATGGAGGACATCAAACCTCCATGACCTCCTTCTCCTTCTTCTTCACGATTTCATCCACCTGCGTGATGCCCGCGTCGGTCTGCTTCTGCACGACCTCGGTGATGCGCTTGTGGTCGTCCTCGGTGATCTTCTTGTCCTTCAGCTGCGTCTTCAGCACCTCGTTCGCGTCGCGGCGGAGGTTGCGGATGGTGACCTTGAACTCCTCGCCCTTGGTCTTCACCTGCTTGGCGATGTCCTTGCGGCGCTCTTCAGTGAGCGGCGGGAAGGGCAGGCGAATCATCTCGCCGTCGTTCATCGGGTTGATGCCCAGGTTCGCCTCGCGCAGCGCCTTCTCGATGTCCTTGAGGACGCTCTTCTCCCACGGCTTGATGGTGATGAGCCGGGGCTCGGGCGCGTTCACGCTGGCCACGCCCGACAG
This region of Myxococcus xanthus genomic DNA includes:
- the frr gene encoding ribosome recycling factor — protein: MSGDVVAELKGRIDKSLEGLRTDLTRVRTGRASIAILEGVRVDYYGTPTPLSGVASVNAPEPRLITIKPWEKSVLKDIEKALREANLGINPMNDGEMIRLPFPPLTEERRKDIAKQVKTKGEEFKVTIRNLRRDANEVLKTQLKDKKITEDDHKRITEVVQKQTDAGITQVDEIVKKKEKEVMEV
- a CDS encoding diguanylate cyclase, whose product is MSSIVLAEPSAPVAGVLRRYLESAGHEVSWVSSVDEALRTVRERMPTVLLASGTGALDGEALCRSMRAEGLAAPVLLLYSPDEEQADTRAAQAGADGCLVGPLKRPTVLTCVSLLVQREEALRRVGSVGVRPPPPPFDGASHAGGPPPLPGALGGRMVPPPPPPLDGVDAPVESVDARGMPPPPPLDEEAPEAESAQARVVPPPREAEAPLSEGHGAKSASLPPELDEEPITSPSSEAGSTAPDAGEVPASATAEMQASEEDDLPLLHAEPEADERDAARTASEDGPEATEAVAASGAGFEPSSAQTSPPEAPAIWAAKPADSGAVSTSASDAATATPAASAQPPSVGARHSGAFPALAPTPVPGASRISRSDVAAVGSSPDFEFLKRLMLMEVKRSRRYRYPIAVLLVDIDKFAEKAAPLAPAARKLALAEALGLLVSGVRDIDVAVPFADSRFVVFLPHTPRSGALVVGQRLRELIKSLTAYEGASASVGVAVSEPPSGRGPVAGALSQVSFGSLLKEAGEALRRAQAAGGDWVEAASGRTQPG
- the cyaY gene encoding iron donor protein CyaY translates to MMDEARYNQLVSAAFKRILAAADTIDPDILEADSTGDMVTLTAASREKCIVNTQRAVRQIWVAGQGQGIHFDYDAATGTWKDDKGRGLELMSFVADVVRGITGADFVYPG
- a CDS encoding SixA phosphatase family protein, which encodes MRLFLVRHADADAEIPEGLGDEARALTAKSRTSTAQHFASLTERIGPVGRILTSPLVRTVQTAQILSISARFEGPLKVHRCLLPDMPVGAVEPVLNEYADENLVLVGHQPSMGALAAHLLGMQSFPKPVNPGTVIGLERAEGESSPAFKFLFYAAPGQQVLDIIQ